From the Micromonospora echinofusca genome, the window TGGACATGATCGCGCGCATGAAGCGGGAAATCGAGGCGGCAACGCTTTTCGGCGATCATCCCAATGTCATGCCGGTGCTCGACCACGATTCGGCCTTCGAATGGTTCGTCATGCCACTCGCGGAGGCTACCGCGCTCACCCTGGCCAAGGACCTGGCCGAGACCGGGGCACTGCGGGACCTGGTGAGCGCGATCTGCCAGGCTCTGCGCCTGCCGCACGAACAGGGCTGGATTCATCGGGACCTCAAGCCGGACAATCTGCTGCGGCTCGACGGGCGCTGGGTCGTTGCCGACTGGGGTCTGGGGCGGCGTCCGCGGGGGCAGACGACCGACGCGCGCCGCACGCGGATGGGCACCGCGTTCGGCACCGAGGGCTTCGCCGCACCCGAGCTCGCCGTAGACGCCCACGCTGCCGGTCCGCCGGCCGACATCTACAGCATCGGGCAGATCATCGGTTGGGCGCTGACCGGTGTTCCGCCGCATGCCAACATCCCGCTGTTGCCCGCTGGCGGTCCATGGCGGGCCATCGTCAAGGCGGCGACCTTGCACGACGTCGATCGTCGCATCGCCAGCGTTGACGATCTGCTCGCGATGATCGCCGACGAGTTGGACAATCCGGAAGTGGTGGTCCACCGTGGTGGCCAGCTACTCGCCCGGGCGCGGACCGGGGACCCCGCAGCGCCGCTGGAACTGTTGAGACTGGCAGCCCAGTCGGACGAGAACTGCCGGATCCTATGGGATGGCGTGCTCGGTCTTCCCGACGAGCAGACGCACGGGGCGATCACCGCCGATCCGGGGGCTGCGGCCGAGGTCGTACGCCTGCTGCGCGTGCCGGCCAGCCGAGATCCCAAGGCTGCGACAACCCCGCCTGACGTGATCCGGTGGTTGCTGGTCGTGGCTCACCAGGCCGAGGAGGGTGAGCACTGGGATCTGCTGGACGACACGATCGAGAGTCTCCTGCTGCTGAGCGCGCGAGTCGATGACCGCAAGAGCCTCGCGGAGGTCTCGGAGTGGATGGGCAGCCGCACCGGACAAGCGGCCTCCAGCCTCGCCGTCGCTCTGCGCCGTTGGCCCGCGCATCCGCGGATCCGCGAGGAGCTGTCCGGACGCAGCGACGTGGACTACAGGGTCAGACAGAACCTCCGGATCCAGCCGAGCAAGGGTCCGCGGCCCGTCCGGCAGCGCGGCGTTCTTCGGCGACCGCGGGCCTGGCTCCTGGTCGGTGCGGTGGCTGCCACGCTGGGGGTCTCCGCTCCGGTCCTGGTGGACCAGCTGAACGGTAACGGGTCCCCCGGTGAAAACGGCTCCGCGCCAGAGCCCGGGGAACCGAAGAATCCCTTCGCTGGCCTGCCGAAGACGCCGGGGGAGCTGGCGTTGTTCGTGATGGCCGATTTCGTGGCGCCCTGGAACAGCTATCCGAGCTGGGCGGGTTGCCGCAGTGGTTCAGGCGACACGGTCGTCAACGGGAGCTTCCCCTCGCAACCGGGTCCGAAGATTGCCCCGTCAAAGAGCATCCACTGCGACAACGGCGGAAACTTGGCGGTGATGTTCGCCGAGTTCAGGGACAGCAGAGATTTCACCGCTGTCCATAACCGCTACCTCGCTGCGGAGCTTCCGGCCAATCCGAGGCCGGGTGAGGCCGCTCCTCCCCCAGGCTTGCACGTCTTCGAATGGAGTCAGACAGAACGGGCGGTCGTCTGGACGGATCCG encodes:
- a CDS encoding serine/threonine protein kinase; translation: MSSDDATVPTAASGNRKDYALDPRPIARGGQATVFAATHKRSGRRVAFKRVNIRHVDMIARMKREIEAATLFGDHPNVMPVLDHDSAFEWFVMPLAEATALTLAKDLAETGALRDLVSAICQALRLPHEQGWIHRDLKPDNLLRLDGRWVVADWGLGRRPRGQTTDARRTRMGTAFGTEGFAAPELAVDAHAAGPPADIYSIGQIIGWALTGVPPHANIPLLPAGGPWRAIVKAATLHDVDRRIASVDDLLAMIADELDNPEVVVHRGGQLLARARTGDPAAPLELLRLAAQSDENCRILWDGVLGLPDEQTHGAITADPGAAAEVVRLLRVPASRDPKAATTPPDVIRWLLVVAHQAEEGEHWDLLDDTIESLLLLSARVDDRKSLAEVSEWMGSRTGQAASSLAVALRRWPAHPRIREELSGRSDVDYRVRQNLRIQPSKGPRPVRQRGVLRRPRAWLLVGAVAATLGVSAPVLVDQLNGNGSPGENGSAPEPGEPKNPFAGLPKTPGELALFVMADFVAPWNSYPSWAGCRSGSGDTVVNGSFPSQPGPKIAPSKSIHCDNGGNLAVMFAEFRDSRDFTAVHNRYLAAELPANPRPGEAAPPPGLHVFEWSQTERAVVWTDPKNKLIGLLITGSSRTDLVELWTRYQT